AGCGAGACGCACGGGACGGCACCTATCGGCTGCTCGACATGAACGCGCGGCCATGGGTCTGGCATCCCCTCGGCGCTGCGGCCGGTGTCGACTTCCCCCACCTGCTTCACCGCATGGCGCTCGGCGAGGATGTGGGCGGCGGCCGGCGGGCGGCGCCGGGCCACCGCTGGGTGCATCTGGCGCTGGACGCGCCGAGCGCGCTGGGCGCCATCCGGCGGGGGAGACTGCGCGCGTCAGACTACGTGCGGTCGCTGCGGCGCCCGGTGCGGCTGGCAACGCTGGCGCTCGACGATCCGCTGCCCGCCCTTGCCGACCTGGGATTGCTGGCGGCCGGGGCGGTGCGCCGCCGCCGTCCTGGTGCCGGCCTGGCCGCGACGGCGGCTGCCGGCCACGCGACGGCCGTTCCCCCGGCACGGTGAGGCCGGTGATGACGCCGCGGATCGTCCTGCTCGGCGGGTTCGCCGCCAGCAGCGCGATGAACTACGGGTTCAGCGTCGTGGCGGCGCGGCTCCTGGAGCCCCAGCAGTTCGGCGTGGTGGCCGTGGCGCAGGGCATCCTCGTCGTCGCCGGGCTCGTGCTCGGAGCCGGCGTCCCGGCCGTCCTGGCGGCGGAGCTCGCCCGTGGCACGGCGGTTCCGGGCCGGCTGGTCCGTGGTGCGCTCCTGGTCAACGTCGCAATCGGCACCGCCATCGCGTGCGGCCTGGGGATCGCCGCCCTGGTGGAGCCGGTACGGCGGAGCCTGGGCTCGGTGGAGGGCGTCGCGATGCTGGCAATCGCATTTCCGGCGTTCGGCGTGCTCTCCACGGGATGGTCGACGGCGCAGGGGCGTGGGCGCTTCGCGCTGTGCTCGGTGATCAACATCGCCGAGAGCGGCACCAGGCTCGCACTCGGCACGCTGGTGCTCGTCCTGGGCGCATCGGCGCGCGGCGCGCTCGCCGCCATCGCCGCCGGAGCGCTGGCCGGTGCGGCGACCTCCGCGGTGGTGATGCACCGGCTGGGACGACCGTCCGGCCGCGGACTGGCGTTTCCCCACCTCGGGACGGCAGGCGCAGTGTTCGTGGCGCAGCTCGGCCAGGTGCTGCTGATCACCGTCGACCTGATCGGCCTGCGGGTCTTCGGGGCGGACAGCGGCACGGTCGGCATCTACCAGGCGGCGCTGATCCTCGCGAACGCGCCGTACTACGTGGTCGCCGCGACCGTCGTCCCGGTGCTGTACAGCCGCGCGTCCGCGACAGCCGACCCAGGGGAGCGCAGCCCCCTGCTCTCCGAGGCGCTAGTGATCGTCGCGCTGTTCACGCTGCCGATCGAGCTGCTCCTCGTCGCCTACCCGCGTGCCGCGCTGACGCTGGTCTTTCCCGATGCCTACGGGAGCGGTGCCGCCGCCCTGCGGGTGCTGGCCGCCGGCACGCTGTGCCTGACGGTGCTCGCCGTGTACTCGTTCTTCCTCCAGGCATCGGCACGAGCCCGGATATCGGCGGCCGTGCTGGGCGTCGTGGCGCTGGTCGAGCCGGTGGGGCTGCTGGTCGCCGTCCCGCGATGGTCGAGCACAGGGGCGGCCGCAGTGTTCGCCGTGGCCAGCGGCATCGCGCTCACCGCCCTGCTTGCGGCCGGCGTGCGACAGGGCGTGCAGGGGCTGCGACCGGCACGCGCCGTGGCGGCCGGCGCTGCGTGCGCGGTCGCCGCGGTGGCCGCCGTGGTCGCGCTCGCGTCGGCCGGCGTCCCGCTCCCGCTGGCGCTCGCAGCAGGAGCGGTGGCCTACGCCGCCTTGCTCGCGCGGTCCGGCATCCTGCGCCGGATCGTTCCCGAACCGCTCAGGGCGGCACGCGACGCCGGCTGACCGGGCCGAGCGGTTCGCCGCTATGCCGGCGCGGCCGTGCTCTGCGCGGCCGCGTTGGCTCCGGCAACCTCACGGAGCGCCGTGTGGATGACGTCGGGCAGCCCGGGCTGAGCGCTTGCGTGCGGCTCATGGTCGGCCCACATCTCGAACGGGCGGATGCCCTCGCTGAGCTCGTCCTCGAACCGATCGCTCTGCGCGGGCGTCACCATGTCCACCCGGATGATGCGGCTGGAGTCCGCGCCCAGCTGCCGCCGCAGGACGCGGCCGATCTCCTTCGACGTCTCGTGGTCGGCCGAGACGCGGGCGACGCACCGGCACTTGTCTCCCTTGCCGACCTCGACGTAGTACGGCTGCGATCGCAGGCCGACCTTCATCTGCGCGTCGCCCCACGACCCGTCCCGGTCGGTCTGCCACTCCACCGATCCGCGGATCATGGCGGCGAGCACCTCCTCGGACTCGCGGCGCTCGCAGATCACCGGCGGCTCGCCGGGCAGCTCCATCCTGTGGACGGTGATCAGGTAGTCGGTCATGTCGGTCCTCCGTGTCGTGTGATGGTCACCGGCGTCCCCACCGGCATGAGCGCCGCAAGGCGGCGAATCGCGTCGTTGCGAAGGCGGATGCATCCATGCGATACCGCCCCGGGGATCAGCCCCGGACGGTTCGTGCCGTGGATGCCGATGTACCCGCCGGCCGGCCAGTCTGTGAGCACCGCCGAGCGGGCGCTCGTCCCGAACGCGATCGGCCCGTAGAAGGGGCTCGCATACCGGGTCAGGCGGTCGCGGATGTAGAACCGTCCGGTCGGCGTGGGCGTGCCGGGGGCGCCCACCGCCACCGGAGCGCGGAACACCGTCCGCCCGGAGCGCGTGAGCACCAGCCGGCGCGCCCCCAGATCGACCCAGAGCCTCGTGTCGACGAACGTGTAGCCGTTCAGCGCCCGGCGCGGCAGCCAGCCGGTGGACCCGTTCGGAAGCACCGGGAGGCTGACGAGGTTCCACACCGATCCGTCGTCCGCGACGCGACGGCGAAGAACGAGCACGATCGCCGTGGTGCCCTCGGGCGTCGTGGCCCGCAGCCGCGCAACCGCAGGGGCGCCGGCCCGCGGTGCGCTGCGGGCGGTGGCGGGGCCGCTCAGCGCGGCCCAGACGGCGTCGTGCGCGTCCGGCGCATCCACGCGGCATGCCGCGCCTCCACGCTGTGCAGCGACGCCGCCGCCGAGAGGATGCTCTTCGACCGCAGGCGGACCGGTCGCCGAGCAGCTGCCTGAGCGCGTGCGCATGCGCCCACTCGTGCGCCCCGACCACCCGGGCCACCTCGCGCGCCTTCGGGGACAGGTGCCCGATCCGCACGGCTTCTGTGTACATGGTGGCCTGGAGGTACTCGAACTGGAGGTCGAACCGCAGGATCGCGACGTCGCCGGGCGCCATCGCCCCGGCGTCGGCGTCATCGATGGAGCCGGCCACGCCGGCGGCGGTCAGCAGCCCGAGCAGGAACCCGGCGCGGGTCGTGCCGAGCGCGTCCTCGAGCCCGTCGCGGGCCCTGCCGGTGGGATCGATCTCGTCCAGCATCGGGCTCATCCCTCGCCTCCCAGTCCCTGCACGAGCCCCATCGGAGCCAGCTTCGCAAGCACCGCCTTCGTGGCGAGCACCGGGTCGGCCGCGCGCGGAGCCGGCAGATGACCGGCGAGGTCGCGGATCCATGCGGCATGCCGGCCTTCGACCGAGACGATCTCGGCCGCCACCTTCAGCACCGGCCGGGAGACGTTCGCCACCTGACCGTTGTAGGCGGCCACCGCCATGTCCTCCAGCGCGATCGCCGTCGCGGTGAACCGCTTGGCGTCGGACGTGACATCGTCCAGCGTGAAGGATGGAGCAGCGCCGGCCCGCCCGCCGAGCGCGGCGGACAGCTTCTCGACGTGCTTGCGCTCGTGGCCGTGCGCGACGTGTGCGAACTGCTCGAGCTCTCCTGACAGGCCGGCCCGCTCCAGCGCGAGCGCGTAGAAGCGCTCCTGCAGCCGCTCGAGCACCAGCGCGAAATTGAGCACGCGAACGTCGGTCGTGCCGAGCGAGGCGGGCGCCGCCGCCGTCAGCGGGCCGGCGAGCAGGCCGATGCCGGCCGCCGCCGCACCGCCCGCCGTCAGCTGCAACCCCGCCCTGCGGGTCAGCCGCGGCAGCGGGGATTCGAGTGGTGTCACGTCGGGCCTCCTCTCGGCCGGTGGTCGTCGAGCGCTTCGATCAGCCGTTCCCGGGTCATGCGTGACCTGCCGTCGATGCCCCGCTCCACCGCCAGCTGGTAGAGCTGGCTGCGCGAGAGGTGCGACAGGTCGGGCGACGGCCGTGCGCGCGCCGGGGGCGCGGCGGTCGCACGCAACCGCGCCGCCGGCGTTGCCGGCGGCCGAGGTGCTCGCCCGTTGACGATGCCGGCCCCCTGCGGATCGCCCTGCGAGCGCCGAACCCCGACCACGGCGGCGGCCCCAACCGCCGCCGCGGCGCCCAGCCCCAGCAGCCACGCGAGCGGCTGCTCGTCCCAGCCGCCGGAACCGTCTCCGGGCCGGGTGTGGTGCTCCGGCGACGCCGTCGCGTGTGGGGTGCGGTCGGGATGCACCGGCGGGTGAGACGTCCGGTCGCCGCCGCGGCGCGGCCCCAGCGGGTACATGCGCCAGAGCTTCTGCGGCCCACCGGCGCGGCCGTCGGTGGCGGCATGGGCCGTCTCCGGGCCGGTCGCGGGCAGCACCGGCGATAGGGCCACCAGCAGCAGGAGCCCGAGCCTCCTCGCGGTTGAGACGTTGACGCGCATCAGTGGAGCCGACTCGCCACGTCGGACGTACCCCTCGCGGGACCGGCCAAACGTCGCGTGGGCCCGGGTGTTTGCCGCGTTCGCCCGCCGGGGAATCCGCGTGACACCCGCCACCCGCTCCGAGGAGAACCGATGGCGACCACTCCCGACCCCACGCTCGACGTCCGCCGCAGCCGTTCGGACAACTCCGAGGTGATCGTGTGCCGCGGTCGCCTCGACGCGGACACGTGCCAGGGGCTCCAGGCGCAGATCGATGACGCGCTGGACGGCCGCGTCGACCGAATGCGTATCGACCTGCTGGACGTCGTCGCACTGGACGACGCGGGTCTCTCCTGCCTGCAGCAGTGCGCCGAGCGGTGCGAGGCCTACGGCATCGGCCTCGAGATCACCTGCGCCGGCGATGTCCGGCGGGCGCTCTCCACGGGCGCGACGCGGTCGGCCGTGGCCTGAGAGACGGATACAGGCCCGCCGGTTCGGGCTCCCGGGAACCGACGGGCCGGCTCGTCGAGTGCGTCGTTCCCCGACGGCGGCCGGGGTAAACGGTCAGGTCAGTACTCGTAGAAGCCGCGGCCCGACTTGCGGCCAAGCCGCCCCGCCTCGACGTAGCTGCGAAGCAGCGGGCACGGCCGGTACTTGTCAT
This window of the Gaiellales bacterium genome carries:
- a CDS encoding oligosaccharide flippase family protein; the encoded protein is MTPRIVLLGGFAASSAMNYGFSVVAARLLEPQQFGVVAVAQGILVVAGLVLGAGVPAVLAAELARGTAVPGRLVRGALLVNVAIGTAIACGLGIAALVEPVRRSLGSVEGVAMLAIAFPAFGVLSTGWSTAQGRGRFALCSVINIAESGTRLALGTLVLVLGASARGALAAIAAGALAGAATSAVVMHRLGRPSGRGLAFPHLGTAGAVFVAQLGQVLLITVDLIGLRVFGADSGTVGIYQAALILANAPYYVVAATVVPVLYSRASATADPGERSPLLSEALVIVALFTLPIELLLVAYPRAALTLVFPDAYGSGAAALRVLAAGTLCLTVLAVYSFFLQASARARISAAVLGVVALVEPVGLLVAVPRWSSTGAAAVFAVASGIALTALLAAGVRQGVQGLRPARAVAAGAACAVAAVAAVVALASAGVPLPLALAAGAVAYAALLARSGILRRIVPEPLRAARDAG
- a CDS encoding L,D-transpeptidase, translating into MRTRSGSCSATGPPAVEEHPLGGGVAAQRGGAACRVDAPDAHDAVWAALSGPATARSAPRAGAPAVARLRATTPEGTTAIVLVLRRRVADDGSVWNLVSLPVLPNGSTGWLPRRALNGYTFVDTRLWVDLGARRLVLTRSGRTVFRAPVAVGAPGTPTPTGRFYIRDRLTRYASPFYGPIAFGTSARSAVLTDWPAGGYIGIHGTNRPGLIPGAVSHGCIRLRNDAIRRLAALMPVGTPVTITRHGGPT
- a CDS encoding ferritin-like domain-containing protein, translated to MTPLESPLPRLTRRAGLQLTAGGAAAAGIGLLAGPLTAAAPASLGTTDVRVLNFALVLERLQERFYALALERAGLSGELEQFAHVAHGHERKHVEKLSAALGGRAGAAPSFTLDDVTSDAKRFTATAIALEDMAVAAYNGQVANVSRPVLKVAAEIVSVEGRHAAWIRDLAGHLPAPRAADPVLATKAVLAKLAPMGLVQGLGGEG
- a CDS encoding Rho termination factor N-terminal domain-containing protein; this translates as MRVNVSTARRLGLLLLVALSPVLPATGPETAHAATDGRAGGPQKLWRMYPLGPRRGGDRTSHPPVHPDRTPHATASPEHHTRPGDGSGGWDEQPLAWLLGLGAAAAVGAAAVVGVRRSQGDPQGAGIVNGRAPRPPATPAARLRATAAPPARARPSPDLSHLSRSQLYQLAVERGIDGRSRMTRERLIEALDDHRPRGGPT
- a CDS encoding STAS domain-containing protein; protein product: MATTPDPTLDVRRSRSDNSEVIVCRGRLDADTCQGLQAQIDDALDGRVDRMRIDLLDVVALDDAGLSCLQQCAERCEAYGIGLEITCAGDVRRALSTGATRSAVA